In a single window of the Chionomys nivalis chromosome 11, mChiNiv1.1, whole genome shotgun sequence genome:
- the Zbtb8os gene encoding protein archease isoform X1, which translates to MAPEEEDVRDYNLTEEQKAIKDKYPPVNRKYEYLDHTADVQLHAWGDTLEEAFEQCAMAMFGYMTDTGTVEPLQTVEVETQGDDLQSLLFHFLDEWLYKFSADEYFIPREVKVLNIDQKNFKLRSIGWGEEFSLSKHPQGTEVKAITYSAMQVYNEEKPEVFVIIDI; encoded by the exons ATGGCTCCAGAAGAGGAAGATGTAAGAGATTACAATTTGACGGAGGAACAGAAGGCGATCAAGGACAAGTATCCTCCGGTCAATCGAAAGTACGAAT aTTTGGATCATACAGCTGATGTCCA gttaCATGCATGGGGAGATACCCTGGAGGAAGCATTTGAACAGTGTGCCATGGCCATGTTTGGTTACATGACAGATACTGGCACTGTGGAACCCCTCCAAACAGTAGAAGTAGAAACCCAAG GAGATGACTTGCAGTCTCTGCTGTTTCACTTTTTGGATGAGTGGCTTTACAAATTCAGTGCTGATGAATACTTCATACCCCGG GAAGTGAAAGTACTCAATATTGATCAAAAAAATTTCAAGTTACGGTCAATTGG GTGGGGAGAAGAATTTTCACTGTCCAAGCACCCTCAG GGAACAGAAGTCAAAGCAATAACATACTCGGCGATGCAAGTCTACAATGAAGAGAAACCTGAAGTGTTTGTGATCATCGACATTTAA
- the Zbtb8os gene encoding protein archease isoform X2 — MAPEEEDVRDYNLTEEQKAIKDKYPPVNRKYEYLDHTADVQLHAWGDTLEEAFEQCAMAMFGYMTDTGTVEPLQTVEVETQGDDLQSLLFHFLDEWLYKFSADEYFIPRVGRRIFTVQAPSGNRSQSNNILGDASLQ, encoded by the exons ATGGCTCCAGAAGAGGAAGATGTAAGAGATTACAATTTGACGGAGGAACAGAAGGCGATCAAGGACAAGTATCCTCCGGTCAATCGAAAGTACGAAT aTTTGGATCATACAGCTGATGTCCA gttaCATGCATGGGGAGATACCCTGGAGGAAGCATTTGAACAGTGTGCCATGGCCATGTTTGGTTACATGACAGATACTGGCACTGTGGAACCCCTCCAAACAGTAGAAGTAGAAACCCAAG GAGATGACTTGCAGTCTCTGCTGTTTCACTTTTTGGATGAGTGGCTTTACAAATTCAGTGCTGATGAATACTTCATACCCCGG GTGGGGAGAAGAATTTTCACTGTCCAAGCACCCTCAG GGAACAGAAGTCAAAGCAATAACATACTCGGCGATGCAAGTCTACAATGA
- the Rbbp4 gene encoding histone-binding protein RBBP4 isoform X1 encodes MADKEAAFDDAVEERVINEEYKIWKKNTPFLYDLVMTHALEWPSLTAQWLPDVTRPEGKDFSIHRLVLGTHTSDEQNHLVIASVQLPNDDAQFDASHYDSEKGEFGGFGSVSGKIEIEIKINHEGEVNRARYMPQNPCIIATKTPSSDVLVFDYTKHPSKPDPSGECNPDLRLRGHQKEGYGLSWNPNLSGHLLSASDDHTICLWDISAVPKEGKVVDAKTIFTGHTAVVEDVSWHLLHESLFGSVADDQKLMIWDTRSNNTSKPSHSVDAHTAEVNCLSFNPYSEFILATGSADKTVALWDLRNLKLKLHSFESHKDEIFQVQWSPHNETILASSGTDRRLNVWDLSKIGEEQSPEDAEDGPPELLFIHGGHTAKISDFSWNPNEPWVICSVSEDNIMQVWQMAENIYNDEDPEGSVDPEGQGS; translated from the exons ATGGCTGACAAGGAAG CTGCCTTTGACGACGCGGTGGAAGAACGTGTGATCAACGAGGAGtacaaaatatggaagaaaaacaCCCCTTTTCTTTATGATTTGGTGATGACCCATGCCCTGGAGTGGCCCAGTTTAACTGCCCAGTGGCTTCCAGATGTTACCAG GCCTGAGGGGAAAGATTTCAGCATTCATCGACTTGTCCTGGGAACACACACATCGGATGAACAAAACCACCTGGTGATAGCCAGTGTCCAGCTCCCTAATGATGATGCTCAGTTTGATGCTTCACACTATGACAGTGAGAAAGGAG AATTTGGAGGGTTTGGCTCTGTCAGtgggaaaattgaaatagaaatcaAGATCAACCATGAAGGAGAAGTAAACAGGGCTCGGTACATGCCCCAGAACCCTTGCATCATTGCAACAAAGACTCCATCCAGTGATGTGCTTGTTTTTGACTACACAAAGCATCCTTCTAAACCAG ACCCTTCTGGAGAGTGCAACCCAGATTTGCGTCTCCGTGGACATCAGAAGGAAGGTTATGGTCTTTCTTGGAATCCAAATCTCAGCGGGCACTTACTCAGTGCTTCAGATGACCAT ACCATCTGCCTGTGGGACATCAGTGCAGttccaaaggaaggaaaagtggTGGATGCAAAGACCATCTTCACGGGGCATACAGCAGTAGTAGAGGACGTTTCCTGGCATCTGCTCCACGAGTCTCTTTTTGGGTCAGTTGCTGATGACCAGAAACTTATGAT TTGGGATACTCGTTCAAACAATACTTCCAAGCCAAGCCACTCAGTTGATGCTCACACTGCTGAAGTGAACTGCCTGTCTTTCAATCCTTACAGTGAGTTCATTCTTGCCACAGGATCAGCTGACAAG ACTGTTGCCTTGTGGGATCTGAGAAATCTGAAACTCAAGTTGCATTCCTTTGAATCACATAAGGATGAAATATTCCAA GTTCAGTGGTCACCTCACAATGAGACTATTTTGGCTTCTAGCGGTACTGATCGTAGGTTGAATGTGTGGGATTTAAG TAAAATTGGAGAAGAACAGTCCCCAGAAGATGCAGAAGATGGCCCACCAGAGTTGCTG TTTATTCATGGTGGTCATACTGCCAAGATATCTGATTTCTCCTGGAATCCCAATGAACCTTGGGTGATTTGTTCTGTATCAGAAGACAATATCATGCAAGTGTGGCAGATG
- the Rbbp4 gene encoding histone-binding protein RBBP4 isoform X2, translating to MADKEAAFDDAVEERVINEEYKIWKKNTPFLYDLVMTHALEWPSLTAQWLPDVTRPEGKDFSIHRLVLGTHTSDEQNHLVIASVQLPNDDAQFDASHYDSEKGEFGGFGSVSGKIEIEIKINHEGEVNRARYMPQNPCIIATKTPSSDVLVFDYTKHPSKPDPSGECNPDLRLRGHQKEGYGLSWNPNLSGHLLSASDDHTICLWDISAVPKEGKVVDAKTIFTGHTAVVEDVSWHLLHESLFGSVADDQKLMIWDTRSNNTSKPSHSVDAHTAEVNCLSFNPYSEFILATGSADKTVALWDLRNLKLKLHSFESHKDEIFQVQWSPHNETILASSGTDRRLNVWDLSKIGEEQSPEDAEDGPPELLFIHGGHTAKISDFSWNPNEPWVICSVSEDNIMQVWQMTGFFCSPGHTGTHL from the exons ATGGCTGACAAGGAAG CTGCCTTTGACGACGCGGTGGAAGAACGTGTGATCAACGAGGAGtacaaaatatggaagaaaaacaCCCCTTTTCTTTATGATTTGGTGATGACCCATGCCCTGGAGTGGCCCAGTTTAACTGCCCAGTGGCTTCCAGATGTTACCAG GCCTGAGGGGAAAGATTTCAGCATTCATCGACTTGTCCTGGGAACACACACATCGGATGAACAAAACCACCTGGTGATAGCCAGTGTCCAGCTCCCTAATGATGATGCTCAGTTTGATGCTTCACACTATGACAGTGAGAAAGGAG AATTTGGAGGGTTTGGCTCTGTCAGtgggaaaattgaaatagaaatcaAGATCAACCATGAAGGAGAAGTAAACAGGGCTCGGTACATGCCCCAGAACCCTTGCATCATTGCAACAAAGACTCCATCCAGTGATGTGCTTGTTTTTGACTACACAAAGCATCCTTCTAAACCAG ACCCTTCTGGAGAGTGCAACCCAGATTTGCGTCTCCGTGGACATCAGAAGGAAGGTTATGGTCTTTCTTGGAATCCAAATCTCAGCGGGCACTTACTCAGTGCTTCAGATGACCAT ACCATCTGCCTGTGGGACATCAGTGCAGttccaaaggaaggaaaagtggTGGATGCAAAGACCATCTTCACGGGGCATACAGCAGTAGTAGAGGACGTTTCCTGGCATCTGCTCCACGAGTCTCTTTTTGGGTCAGTTGCTGATGACCAGAAACTTATGAT TTGGGATACTCGTTCAAACAATACTTCCAAGCCAAGCCACTCAGTTGATGCTCACACTGCTGAAGTGAACTGCCTGTCTTTCAATCCTTACAGTGAGTTCATTCTTGCCACAGGATCAGCTGACAAG ACTGTTGCCTTGTGGGATCTGAGAAATCTGAAACTCAAGTTGCATTCCTTTGAATCACATAAGGATGAAATATTCCAA GTTCAGTGGTCACCTCACAATGAGACTATTTTGGCTTCTAGCGGTACTGATCGTAGGTTGAATGTGTGGGATTTAAG TAAAATTGGAGAAGAACAGTCCCCAGAAGATGCAGAAGATGGCCCACCAGAGTTGCTG TTTATTCATGGTGGTCATACTGCCAAGATATCTGATTTCTCCTGGAATCCCAATGAACCTTGGGTGATTTGTTCTGTATCAGAAGACAATATCATGCAAGTGTGGCAGATG